Proteins from one Cyclopterus lumpus isolate fCycLum1 chromosome 11, fCycLum1.pri, whole genome shotgun sequence genomic window:
- the nsun2 gene encoding RNA cytosine C(5)-methyltransferase NSUN2, with protein MGKRSRQRQKNQTPGRDDRDNADWGTGYADIVKENKLFEHYYTELGLVPGGEFEQFMDAMREPLPATIRITGYKSHAKEILHCLKEKYFKDIQEVEIDGQKIEAPQPLCWYPDEQAWHTNMSRKIIRKSPLLEKFHQFLVSETESGNISRQEAVSMIPPLLLKIESHHKILDMCAAPGSKTAQLIEMLHSDMDVPFPEGFVIANDVDNKRCYLLVHQAKRLNSPCIMVVNHDATCIPTLQIESGGKKGSLFYDRILCDVPCSGDGTMRKNIDVWKKWTTSNSLHLHGLQLRIAVRGVEQLAVGGRMVYSTCSLNPIEDEAVIAALLEKSEGALELVDCSADLPGLKWMPGVSSWKLMTKEGHWFADWSEVPSHRRTQIRPTMFPPTEPEKLADMHLERCMRILPHHQNTGGFFVAVLVKKAPMPWNRRYPKLRKDVSSGSAAQTEGSPAASTPADAPRLTESAPVEEEEREGGGPEGDVEEEAPNGASSAQESAAKQDGVCGPPASKKMKLFGYKEDPFVFLTEEDPVFITIQSFYNLAPNFPKLNVLTRTHDGKKRNLYMVSKELRNVLLNNSERMKVINTGVKVWSRNSDGEEFGCPFRLAQEGIYTLQPYIRSRIIRVSVEDIKVLLTQENPYLSKLEDNAHAQAKKLVMGSIVLKYIPNPDNTEDPQCPIQLCGWRGKTSIRAFVPRNERFHYLRLLGVEVFREKQGVGKEGEKEGKEEPGKVAGEEEAAAAAAAVEKEAELDLENGDENASSEPKK; from the exons gactGGGGAACTGGCTATGCCGACATAGTCAAGGAGAATAAGCTGTTTGAGCACTACTACACGGAGCTCGGCCTGGTGCCCGGTGGAGAGTTTGAACAGTTTATGGATGCAATGAGGGAGCCGCTGCCAGCAACCATCCGCATCACTGGATACAAGAG CCATGCCAAGGAAATCCTCCACTGTCTGAAGGAAAAATACTTTAAGGATATCCAAGAGGTGGAGATCGATGGTCAGAAGATTGAGGCTCCACAGCCTCTGTGCTG GTATCCCGATGAGCAGGCCTGGCACACCAACATGAGCAGGAAGATCATCAGGAAGTCTCCCCTGCTGGAGAAATTCCACCAGTTTCTGGTCAGCGAGACCGAGTCG GGTAACATCAGccgacaggaagctgtcagtATGATCCCGCCTCTCCTCCTGAAGATCGAGTCGCACCACAAG ATCCTGGACATGTGTGCAGCTCCTGGGTCGAAGACGGCCCAGCTGATCGAGATGCTCCATTCCGACATGGACGTGCCGTTTCCAG AGGGCTTTGTCATTGCCAACGACGTGGACAACAAGCGCTGCTACCTGCTCGTGCACCAAGCCAAGCGCCTCAACAGCCCCTGCATCATGGTGGTCAACCACGACGCCACCTGCATACCCACGCTCCAGATCGAATCGGGCGGCAAGAAGGGCAGCCTCTTCTACGACCGCATCCTGTGCGACGTGCCCTGCAG CGGCGACGGCACCATGAGGAAGAACATAGACGTGTGGAAGAAATGGACGACCAGCAACAGCCTGCACCTCCACGG gCTCCAGCTGCGTATCGCAGTGCGCGGCGTCGAACAGCTGGCTGTGGGAGGGAGGATGGTCTACTCCACCTGTTCACTCAACCCTATAGAGGACGAAGCCGTCATCGCAGCGCTGCTGGAGAAGAGCGAAG GGGCGCTGGAGCTGGTCGACTGCTCCGCCGATCTGCCCGGGCTGAAGTGGATGCCCGGGGTCTCCTCCTGGAAG CTGATGACTAAAGAGGGCCACTGGTTCGCGGACTGGTCCGAGGTTCCGAGCCACCGGCGCACGCAGATCCGCCCCACCATGTTCCCGCCGACGGAGCCGGAGAAACTCGCCGACATGCATCTGGAGAGATG TATGAGGATTCTGCCACATCACCAGAACACTGGCGGTTTCTTTGTGGCTGTGCTGGTGAAGAAAGCCCCCATGCCCTGGAACCGAAGATATCCCAAG CTGAGGAAGGACGTCTCGTCCGGCTCGGCGGCCCAGACCGAAGGCTCCCCGGCGGCCTCGACCCCCGCGGACGCCCCCCGCCTCACCGAGAGTGCtccggtggaggaggaggagagggaggggggaggcccAGAGGGAGATGTAGAGGAGGAGGCGCCCAACGGAGCTTCCTCTGCCCAGGAGAGCGCGGCTAAACAAGATGGAGTGTGTGG GCCTCCAGCCTCCAAGAAGATGAAGCTGTTTGGTTATAAAGAAGACCCCTTTGTGTTCCTAACTGAAGAAGACCCCGTCTTCATCACCATACA ATCTTTTTACAACCTGGCACCGAACTTCCCCAAGCTCAACGTCCTGACCCGGACCCACGACGGCAAGAAGAGGAACTTGTACATGGTGTCCAAGGAGCTCCGCAACGTGCTGCTCAATAACAGCGAGCgcatgaag GTCATCAACACGGGCGTCAAGGTGTGGTCTCGCAACAGTGATGGGGAGGAGTTTGGCTGTCCCTTCAGACTGGCCcaggag GGCATCTACACTCTTCAGCCGTACATCCGCTCCAGGATCATCCGAGTGAGCGTGGAGGACATCAAAGTGCTGCTGACCCAGGAGAACCCCTACCTCAGCAAACTGGAGGATAACGCCCACGCTCAGGCCAAGAAGCTGG TAATGGGTAGCATCGTGCTCAAGTACATCCCCAACCCAGA taacaCAGAGGACCCTCAGTGTCCCATCCAGCTGTGTGGCTGGAGGGGGAAGACGTCCATCCGAGCCTTCGTGCCCCGCAACGAGAGGTTTCACTACCTCCGGCTGCTCGGCGTGGAGGTCTTCAGAGAAAAACAGGGCGtcgggaaggagggagagaaagaagggaagGAAGAGCCTGGAAAGGTCGCCGGGgaggaagaagcagcagcagcggcggcggcggtggagAAAGAGGCCGAGCTGGACTTGGAGAACGGGGACGAAAACGCATCATCGGAACCAAAGAAGTAG
- the ube2ql1 gene encoding ubiquitin-conjugating enzyme E2Q-like protein 1, with protein MATLLRKIGLIRLHDRDTEDPKHHQGSLKGTKGNQKNNANKHCQTANETNILSTPEIKARKLDQQGKDKPSGKDKQGKEAKEKLQTGGGGSKATSASSIPPLAPHRQHCTQVRTRRLMKELQEIRRLGDNFITVELVEDNLYDWNVKLHQVDKDSALWQDMKETSTEFILLNVTFPDNFPFSPPFMRVLTPRLENGYVLDGGAICMELLTPRGWSSAYTVEAVMRQFAASLVKGQGRICRKSGKSKKAFSRKEAEATFKSLVKTHEKYGWVSPPVSDG; from the exons ATGGCCACCTTACTGCGGAAGATCGGTCTCATCCGCCTGCACGACCGAGACACCGAGGACCCAAAGCACCATCAGGGCTCGCTAAAGGGGACTAAAGGGAACCAGAAGAACAACGCCAACAAACACTGTCAGACCGCCAACGAGACCAACATCCTGAGCACCCCGGAGATTAAGGCGAGGAAACTGGACCAGCAGGGCAAGGACAAGCCGTCCGGCAAGGATAAGCAGGGCAAGGAGGCGAAGGAGAAGCTGCAGACCGGAGGAGGTGGGAGTAAAGCGACCAGCGCCTCCTCGATACCACCGCTGGCGCCTCACCGGCAACACTGCACCCAGGTCCGGACGCGCAGGCTGATGAAGGAGCTACAGGAGATCCGGAGGTTAGGGGACAACTTCATCACcgtggagctggtggaggacAACCTGTACGACTGGAACGTCAAACTGCACCAGGTGGACAAGGACTCGGCGCTGTGGCAGGACATGAAGGAGACCAGCACCGAGTTCATACTACTCAATGTCACCTTTCCCGACAATTTCCCCTTCTCGCCGCCGTTTATGCGGGTCCTGACGCCCCGGTTGGAGAACGGCTACGTGCTGGACGGCGGGGCCATATGCATGGAGCTGTTGACCCCCCGCGGATGGTCCAGCGCCTACACGGTGGAGGCGGTCATGAGGCAGTTTGCGGCCAGCCTCGTAAAAGGACAG ggGCGTATATGTAGGAAATCGGGGAAGTCCAAGAAAGCTTTCAGCCGCAAGGAAGCCGAGGCCACCTTCAAGTCCCTGGTGAAGACCCACGAGAAGTACGGCTGGGTGTCTCCGCCCGTGTCCGACGGCTGA
- the med10 gene encoding mediator of RNA polymerase II transcription subunit 10 yields the protein MAEKFDNLEEHLEKFIENIRQLGIIVSDFQPSSQTGLNQKLNFMISGLQDIEKCRQQLHEINVPLEVFEYIDQGRNPQLYTKECLERALARNEQVKGKIDTMTKFKSLLISELGKVFPEEMVKYKAIHGEDAPS from the exons ATGGCGGAAAAATTTGACAACCTGGAGGAGCACCTGGAGAAATTTATCGAGAACATTCGACAGTTGGGGATCATCGTCAGCGACTTCCAGCCCAGCAGCCAGACGGGGCTCAACCAGAAACT AAACTTCATGATATCCGGTCTGCAGGACATCGAGAAGTGCCGTCAGCAGCTCCACGAGATCAACGTCCCGCTGGAGGTGTTTGA ATACATCGACCAAGGTCGAAACCCTCAGCTGTACACCAAGGAATGTCTGGAGAGGGCCTTGGCGAGGAACGAGCAGGTCAAAGGGAAGATCGACACCATGACG AAATTCAAGAGCCTCCTGATCTCCGAGCTGGGCAAAGTCTTCCCAGAGGAGATGGTGAAGTATAAGGCGATCCACGGAGAGGACGCCCCCTCCTAG